From the genome of Silurus meridionalis isolate SWU-2019-XX chromosome 20, ASM1480568v1, whole genome shotgun sequence, one region includes:
- the si:ch211-162e15.3 gene encoding protein NCBP2AS2 isoform X1 — MIGVMVLRRLVYALINNAQLVERLAESRPIRRAAQLTAFAITRVQLAGKDAARQIRSGEVGRRGVRLRDSFLREVKEGIRDASRQIKDKK, encoded by the exons ATGAT cgGCGTCATGGTGTTACGGAGGCTCGTGTACGCGTTGATCAACAACGCGCAGCTGGTGGAGAGGCTGGCCGAGTCGAGGCCCATCCGCCGGGCGGCGCAGCTCACAGCTTTCGCCATCACCCGCGTGCAGCTCGCCGGCAAGGACGCCGCCCGCCAGATCCGCTCCGGAGAGGTTGGCCGGAGAGGCGTGAGACTTCGAGACAGTTTCCTCCGGGAGGTGAAGGAGGGCATAAGAGACGCGTCCCGACAAATTAAGGACAAGAAGTGA
- the si:ch211-162e15.3 gene encoding protein NCBP2AS2 isoform X2 has translation MVLRRLVYALINNAQLVERLAESRPIRRAAQLTAFAITRVQLAGKDAARQIRSGEVGRRGVRLRDSFLREVKEGIRDASRQIKDKK, from the coding sequence ATGGTGTTACGGAGGCTCGTGTACGCGTTGATCAACAACGCGCAGCTGGTGGAGAGGCTGGCCGAGTCGAGGCCCATCCGCCGGGCGGCGCAGCTCACAGCTTTCGCCATCACCCGCGTGCAGCTCGCCGGCAAGGACGCCGCCCGCCAGATCCGCTCCGGAGAGGTTGGCCGGAGAGGCGTGAGACTTCGAGACAGTTTCCTCCGGGAGGTGAAGGAGGGCATAAGAGACGCGTCCCGACAAATTAAGGACAAGAAGTGA
- the LOC124403210 gene encoding phosphatidylethanolamine-binding protein 1-like produces MPVDIEQWTGPLSLTEVEEKPRKPLTVRYGSLEIDELGKVLTPTQVQSQPTVVEWEGCDPTKLYTLALTDPDVPSKKDPKFREWHHFLVVNIKGNDVSSGCVMSDYVGSCPPKGSGLHRYVWLVYEQPGTLNCTESVLSNRCGDNRGKFQIQNFRKKYGLDNPVAGNCYQAEWDDYVPKIYQQLAGN; encoded by the coding sequence ATGCCGGTAGATATAGAGCAGTGGACGGGTCCTCTGTCCCTGACTGAGGTGGAGGAAAAGCCGAGGAAACCCCTGACGGTTAGATACGGCTCTCTGGAGATCGACGAGCTGGGGAAAGTGCTCACACCCACGCAGGTGCAGAGCCAGCCCACAGTGGTCGAGTGGGAAGGCTGCGACCCCACCAAGCTGTACACTTTAGCCTTGACTGATCCGGACGTTCCGAGCAAGAAAGACCCCAAATTCAGAGAATGGCATCACTTCCTGGTGGTCAATATAAAAGGGAACGATGTCTCCAGCGGGTGCGTGATGTCTGACTACGTCGGCTCTTGTCCTCCGAAAGGATCCGGTCTCCATCGTTACGTGTGGTTGGTGTATGAACAGCCGGGAACATTGAACTGCACTGAATCCGTCCTGTCCAACCGTTGCGGCGACAATCGCGGAAAATTCCAAATCCAAAACTTCCGTAAGAAATACGGCCTCGACAATCCGGTGGCTGGAAACTGTTACCAGGCCGAGTGGGACGATTATGTCCCCAAAATTTACCAGCAGCTTGCAGGGAATTaa